One window of Onychomys torridus unplaced genomic scaffold, mOncTor1.1, whole genome shotgun sequence genomic DNA carries:
- the LOC118575752 gene encoding paired immunoglobulin-like type 2 receptor beta — translation MALQASPPGGNQVLTWILRLLLSAACLQVGNSAGSNRVNAFGVNQPARLSGVQGGSIEIPFSFYFPWELAEDPQMRIHWRWKHLHGEFIYNSTPPFILEHFKNRLILNWTQPQTSGVLRILNLTKEDQTVYFCRVRLNTRHGVEEWQPVVGTQLNITRGMDTPGQSLVTLASFDTNPCGSGLSRTEQPSPGPVSGSLLDLDFTLYLIPSTEGAFWSHVPSSSVSPNFTSL, via the exons ATGGCTCTGCAGGCCTCACCTCCTGGAGGGAACCAGGTCCTGACTTGGATCCTGCGTCTGCTGCTGTCAGCTGCATGCCTGCAAGTGG GTAACTCTGCCGGATCTAACAGAGTAAATGCCTTTGGGGTCAACCAACCAGCACGCCTCTCTGGTGTCCAGGGCGGCTCCATCgagatccccttctccttctacttcccctGGGAGTTGGCAGAGGATCCACAGATGAGGATTCACTGGAGATGGAAGCACCTCCATGGGGAATTTATCTACAACTCTACCCCACCTTTCATACTTGAGCATTTCAAGAACCGGCTCATCCTGAACTGGACACAGCCTCAGACATCTGGAGTCCTCAGAATCCTGAACTTGACGAAGGAGGACCAGACAGTGTACTTCTGCCGAGTACGTCTGAACACAAGACATGGCGTGGAAGAGTGGCAGCCAGTTGTAGGGACCCAACTAAACATCACTCGTGGTATGGACACCCCAGGTCAGTCCCTGGTGACCCTGGCTTCCTTTGACACAAATCCATGTGGATCTGGCCTCTCCAGGACGGAGCAGCCTTCACCTGGTCCTGTGTCAGGGTCTCTGTTAGATCTAGACTTTACACTATATCTCATTCCTTCCACAGAAGGTGCCTTCTGGTCCCATGTACCCTCCTCCTCTGTGTCCCCCAACTTCACCAGTCTCTAG